A genome region from Nocardiopsis exhalans includes the following:
- a CDS encoding acyltransferase family protein, with the protein MTQQKAPPTTTTPGPTTRARLFFVDNLRVVLTVLVVLHHAALTYSNIPLWYYTEPAQDPSGHVLDLFIMLNQTFFMGMFFLLAGYFVPGAADRRGRHGFTRERLVRLGVPLLLFVVLLRPLASAPGYTTLLATEPDLPYWLFYLFTADPGPLWFAEVLLVMSLVYVMVRRFRERRSTAVVDVTGSDAGAGVAARAERPADTTPLNWFSMGWFVPFLLFAVGLALVTIAWRYAFPAPYWPIVGLPSPGYLPQYAALFTLGVFAYRRNWLMRLPNSAGWGGLAVALVSLIGLGVSVIVLGEAALVPRTWQSMAGVPVETFFAMGVMVSLLVFFRRLFNRTNRFLRFLADNAFAVYVLHAVVLVWVGVALSGWEAGALVKFFGLAALSVPLCWAVAGAVRAIPGIKRIL; encoded by the coding sequence ATGACACAGCAGAAGGCACCACCAACCACCACGACCCCGGGGCCGACCACCCGGGCACGCCTGTTCTTCGTCGACAACCTGAGGGTCGTGCTGACCGTACTGGTCGTCCTGCACCACGCGGCTCTCACCTACAGCAACATCCCGCTCTGGTACTACACCGAGCCCGCCCAGGATCCCAGCGGGCACGTGCTCGACCTGTTCATCATGCTCAACCAGACCTTCTTCATGGGCATGTTCTTCCTGCTCGCAGGGTACTTCGTGCCCGGGGCGGCGGACCGCCGGGGCCGGCACGGGTTCACGCGTGAACGGCTGGTGCGCCTGGGTGTGCCCCTGCTGCTGTTCGTGGTCCTGCTGCGCCCCCTGGCCTCGGCGCCCGGGTACACGACGCTGCTGGCCACCGAGCCCGACCTGCCGTACTGGCTGTTCTACCTGTTCACGGCCGACCCCGGGCCGCTGTGGTTCGCCGAGGTCCTGCTGGTGATGAGCCTGGTCTACGTAATGGTCCGCCGGTTCCGTGAGCGCCGCTCCACCGCGGTGGTCGACGTGACCGGGTCCGACGCGGGGGCCGGGGTGGCGGCGCGGGCGGAGCGTCCCGCCGACACCACCCCGCTGAACTGGTTCAGCATGGGCTGGTTCGTCCCGTTCCTGCTCTTCGCGGTGGGCCTGGCCCTGGTCACCATCGCCTGGAGGTACGCCTTCCCAGCCCCGTACTGGCCGATCGTGGGGCTGCCCAGCCCGGGCTACCTGCCCCAGTACGCAGCCCTGTTCACCCTGGGGGTGTTCGCCTACCGCCGGAACTGGCTGATGCGGCTGCCCAACTCGGCCGGCTGGGGCGGCCTGGCCGTCGCGTTGGTGAGCCTGATCGGCCTGGGGGTGTCGGTGATCGTGCTCGGTGAGGCTGCCCTGGTTCCCCGCACCTGGCAGTCGATGGCCGGCGTTCCGGTGGAGACCTTCTTCGCCATGGGTGTGATGGTGTCGCTGCTGGTGTTCTTCCGGCGCTTGTTCAACCGGACCAACCGCTTCCTGAGGTTCCTCGCTGACAACGCCTTCGCGGTCTACGTCCTGCACGCTGTGGTGCTGGTCTGGGTCGGGGTGGCGCTGAGCGGCTGGGAGGCCGGCGCGCTGGTCAAGTTCTTCGGGCTGGCCGCCCTGTCCGTGCCCCTGTGCTGGGCCGTGGCCGGTGCCGTCCGCGCGATCCCGGGGATCAAGCGCATCCTGTGA
- a CDS encoding GNAT family N-acetyltransferase yields MASSAPRPSAPPRRPSSSSSRVRRLVGHWVHGWALTRRAPAPVRVPHGHRLDVGVSGHRVRHVLPDARRAAELSRALSAPDSWLKVCGPREETLAALDPRWRVGEPEYLMCVELSPVPAPVPEPYVYRLNRGGAHHRGRALTPEGTAAASALMSTHEGSAVFDKVITEPEHRGHGLARAVMNALGRTARAQGVYTGLLVATEDGRGLYEHLGWEVVCEVTPAHLSR; encoded by the coding sequence ATGGCCTCGAGCGCACCACGTCCCTCCGCCCCGCCCCGTCGCCCCTCCTCGTCCTCCTCCCGGGTCCGCCGACTGGTCGGACACTGGGTACACGGCTGGGCCCTGACCCGGCGCGCACCCGCCCCGGTCCGGGTTCCGCACGGACACCGGCTCGACGTGGGGGTGTCCGGCCACCGTGTCCGGCACGTACTGCCCGATGCCCGCCGTGCGGCTGAGCTCTCCCGTGCCCTGTCCGCCCCGGACAGCTGGCTCAAGGTGTGCGGACCGCGCGAGGAGACCCTCGCGGCCCTGGACCCGCGCTGGCGGGTCGGGGAGCCCGAGTACCTCATGTGTGTGGAACTCTCACCCGTTCCGGCGCCGGTCCCGGAGCCCTACGTCTACCGGCTCAACCGCGGCGGCGCCCACCACCGGGGCAGAGCGCTGACCCCCGAGGGCACCGCCGCCGCCAGTGCGCTGATGTCGACCCACGAGGGCTCGGCGGTCTTCGACAAGGTGATCACCGAACCCGAGCACCGGGGGCACGGCCTGGCCAGGGCGGTCATGAACGCTCTGGGTCGCACCGCCCGGGCCCAGGGCGTGTACACCGGGCTGCTGGTGGCCACCGAGGACGGCCGCGGCCTGTACGAACACCTGGGCTGGGAGGTGGTCTGCGAGGTCACCCCGGCCCACCTGAGCCGCTAA
- a CDS encoding ABC transporter ATP-binding protein, which produces MSMEMAAWNSIYHAMHAQEDQRPFSLPVLRRIASFARPHSRQLGWFLALSVFMAALAVASPLLAGEVVNAIVGGSALNPILFLAGLIALVAIAEAGLALIVRWLSARIGEGLILDLRTTVYDHVQSMPVAFFTRTRTGALVSRLNNDVIGAQRAFSDVLSGVMSNLVTLLLALVVMMTLSWQITLIALLLLPVFVLPARRMGARLAKIERERTIHNAAMGTQMTERFSAPGATLVKLFGRPDEESAEFARRASRVRDIGVRTAMVQEVFFTALTLVSALALALVYGLGGFYALRGQLDAGTVVAMGMLLTRLYAPLTALASARVEVMSALVSFSRVFEVLDLKPLVDEKPDARPVPAGPVSLEFDDVTFGYPTADKVSLASLEEVATLDTTEHGPVLHEVSFRVEPGQTVALVGSSGAGKSTIAQLTPRLYDVDEGTVRLAGTDVRDLTFGSIRATLGMVTQDGHLFHESIRANLRLGAPEADDEQIWDALRRARLDTLVADLPDGLDTVVGERGYRFSGGERQRLTIARLLLAGPEVVILDEATSALDSTSEAAVQAALAEALEGRTALVIAHRLSTIRAADAILVVEAGRIVERGTHTELLARGGRYAELHRTQFASGDPEPVTTG; this is translated from the coding sequence ATGAGCATGGAAATGGCAGCGTGGAACTCGATCTACCACGCGATGCACGCGCAAGAGGACCAGCGGCCCTTCTCCCTGCCGGTCCTGCGCAGGATCGCCTCCTTCGCCCGCCCGCACTCTCGCCAGCTCGGCTGGTTCCTCGCACTGAGCGTGTTCATGGCCGCCCTGGCCGTGGCCTCTCCGCTGCTGGCCGGTGAGGTCGTCAACGCCATCGTCGGCGGATCGGCCCTCAACCCCATCCTCTTCCTGGCCGGACTCATCGCCCTGGTCGCGATCGCCGAAGCCGGACTGGCCCTGATCGTGCGGTGGCTGTCCGCCCGCATCGGCGAAGGCCTCATCCTGGACCTGCGCACCACCGTCTACGACCACGTCCAAAGCATGCCGGTCGCCTTCTTCACCCGGACCCGCACCGGCGCCCTGGTCAGCCGGCTCAACAACGACGTCATCGGCGCCCAACGCGCCTTCAGCGACGTCCTGTCCGGGGTGATGAGCAACCTCGTCACCCTGCTCCTAGCCCTGGTCGTCATGATGACCCTGTCCTGGCAGATCACCCTGATCGCGCTCCTGCTCCTGCCTGTCTTCGTCCTGCCCGCCCGCCGCATGGGCGCCCGCCTGGCCAAGATCGAACGCGAACGCACCATCCACAACGCCGCCATGGGCACCCAGATGACCGAGCGCTTCTCCGCGCCCGGCGCCACCCTGGTCAAGCTCTTCGGCCGACCCGACGAGGAGTCCGCCGAGTTCGCCCGCCGCGCCAGCCGTGTCCGCGACATCGGCGTGCGCACCGCCATGGTCCAGGAGGTGTTCTTCACCGCCCTGACCCTGGTCTCCGCGCTCGCCCTCGCCCTGGTCTACGGCCTGGGCGGCTTCTACGCCCTACGCGGCCAGCTCGACGCCGGAACCGTCGTGGCCATGGGCATGCTCCTCACCCGCCTGTACGCCCCCTTGACCGCCCTGGCCAGTGCCCGGGTGGAGGTCATGAGCGCCCTGGTCAGCTTCAGCCGGGTCTTCGAGGTCCTCGACCTCAAGCCGCTGGTGGACGAGAAACCGGACGCGCGCCCGGTCCCCGCCGGACCGGTCTCCCTGGAGTTCGACGACGTCACCTTCGGCTACCCCACCGCCGACAAGGTCTCCCTGGCCTCCCTGGAGGAGGTCGCCACCCTGGACACCACCGAACACGGCCCCGTCCTGCACGAGGTGTCCTTCCGCGTCGAACCCGGCCAGACCGTGGCCCTGGTCGGCTCCTCCGGCGCCGGGAAATCCACCATCGCCCAGCTCACCCCGCGCCTGTACGACGTCGACGAGGGAACCGTCCGCCTGGCCGGAACAGACGTGCGCGACCTCACCTTCGGCTCCATCCGCGCCACCCTGGGCATGGTCACCCAGGACGGCCACCTGTTCCACGAGTCCATCCGCGCCAACCTGCGCCTGGGCGCCCCCGAAGCCGACGACGAACAGATCTGGGACGCCCTGCGCCGCGCCCGCCTGGACACCCTGGTCGCCGACCTGCCCGACGGTCTGGACACGGTGGTCGGTGAACGCGGCTACCGCTTCTCCGGCGGTGAACGCCAGCGCCTGACCATCGCCCGGCTCCTCCTGGCCGGTCCCGAGGTGGTCATCCTCGACGAGGCCACCTCCGCCCTGGACTCCACCTCCGAGGCCGCGGTCCAGGCCGCCCTGGCCGAGGCACTGGAGGGGCGCACCGCCCTGGTCATCGCCCACCGGCTGTCCACCATCCGCGCCGCCGACGCCATCCTCGTGGTCGAGGCCGGACGGATCGTCGAGCGCGGCACCCACACCGAGTTGCTGGCCCGCGGCGGACGCTACGCCGAACTCCACCGGACCCAGTTCGCCAGTGGGGACCCCGAGCCGGTCACGACCGGATAG
- a CDS encoding alpha/beta fold hydrolase — MSAIYRTEAAGLRLQERYRRDLTQVPVPAEHLRVPTREGETFVLACGAEQAPPLVLLHGSGANSTTWFADLPGWSRHFRVYSVDLIGEPGLSAPSRPDLSTEASTLWLDEVLDALGVDSAALVGLSLGGWTALDYTIRRPERVTRLALLCPGGVGPQRRWRLLGAGLLMLFGRGGKRMSTRLMTGLNRPEDQSVLDAVVQNFGQFRPRTETLPVFSDDALRGLELPIQVSVGERDRMFDSARTARRFVECVPHAQVRVLRGVGHAVMGQTEPVLEFLRG, encoded by the coding sequence ATGAGTGCGATCTACCGAACCGAGGCCGCAGGACTACGGCTCCAGGAGCGCTACCGCCGCGACCTGACACAGGTGCCGGTCCCGGCCGAGCACCTGCGCGTTCCCACCCGCGAAGGTGAGACCTTCGTGCTCGCCTGTGGCGCCGAGCAGGCCCCGCCGCTGGTGCTGTTGCACGGTTCGGGCGCCAACAGCACCACCTGGTTCGCGGACCTGCCCGGCTGGTCACGGCACTTCCGGGTGTATTCGGTGGACCTGATCGGCGAACCCGGGCTGAGCGCGCCCTCCCGCCCCGACCTGAGCACTGAGGCCAGCACGCTGTGGCTGGACGAGGTCCTCGACGCACTGGGGGTGGACAGCGCCGCCCTGGTCGGCCTGTCCCTGGGCGGGTGGACGGCGCTGGACTACACGATCCGCAGACCCGAACGCGTCACCCGGCTGGCCCTGCTGTGCCCGGGCGGGGTCGGCCCCCAGCGCCGTTGGCGACTCCTGGGAGCGGGGCTGCTGATGTTGTTCGGCCGTGGCGGCAAGCGCATGTCCACCCGGCTGATGACCGGCTTGAACCGCCCCGAGGATCAGTCGGTGCTGGACGCGGTGGTCCAGAACTTCGGCCAGTTCCGCCCGCGCACCGAGACCCTGCCGGTCTTCTCCGATGACGCCCTGCGCGGGTTGGAGCTCCCGATCCAGGTGAGCGTGGGCGAGCGCGACCGGATGTTCGACTCCGCCCGGACCGCCCGGCGCTTCGTCGAATGCGTTCCACACGCACAGGTACGGGTGCTGCGCGGAGTCGGCCACGCCGTCATGGGCCAGACCGAGCCGGTTCTGGAGTTCCTGCGGGGCTGA
- a CDS encoding EamA family transporter yields MTTSTDTGQSGHGTTGAGAGTGSRSLRGMAVMLLGGTSNQVGAATGALAFPMIGPVGVVAVRQWVAGAVLMAVGRPRLRSFTWAQWWPVLSMAVVFGLMNLTLYLAIDRIGLGLAVTLEFLGPLAVALAASRRWTDLACALVAGGAVAVLMRPQPSTDYLGIALALVAAACWAGYILLNRTVGRRLPGIEGSAAAAGVSALVFVPIGITVLYLNPPTLVALACAAVAGVLSSMVPFLGDLYALRRVPARFFGLFMSVHPVMASLAGWLVLGQALHWVEGVAILAIVAANAVSAGRVGRVGAERG; encoded by the coding sequence ATGACAACTTCCACCGACACCGGACAGAGCGGGCACGGCACCACGGGGGCCGGCGCGGGTACGGGTTCGCGGAGCTTGCGGGGCATGGCCGTGATGCTGCTGGGCGGTACCTCCAACCAGGTCGGCGCGGCCACCGGCGCCCTGGCCTTCCCGATGATCGGACCGGTCGGGGTGGTGGCCGTCCGCCAGTGGGTGGCGGGCGCGGTCCTGATGGCGGTGGGGCGGCCCCGGCTGCGCTCGTTCACCTGGGCGCAGTGGTGGCCGGTGCTGTCGATGGCGGTGGTGTTCGGGTTGATGAACCTGACCCTGTACCTGGCCATCGACCGCATCGGGCTGGGGCTGGCGGTCACCCTGGAGTTCCTCGGCCCGTTGGCCGTGGCCCTGGCCGCCTCACGCCGCTGGACCGACCTGGCGTGCGCACTCGTCGCAGGCGGTGCGGTGGCGGTCCTGATGCGTCCGCAGCCCTCCACCGACTACCTCGGGATCGCCCTGGCCCTGGTCGCGGCGGCCTGCTGGGCCGGATACATCCTGCTCAACCGGACGGTGGGGCGGCGACTGCCGGGCATCGAGGGCTCCGCGGCGGCCGCCGGGGTCTCCGCACTGGTGTTCGTGCCGATCGGCATCACCGTGCTGTACCTGAACCCGCCCACGCTGGTGGCCCTGGCCTGCGCGGCCGTGGCGGGCGTGCTCTCGTCGATGGTGCCGTTCCTGGGCGACCTGTACGCGCTGCGCCGGGTCCCGGCCCGTTTCTTCGGGCTGTTCATGAGCGTGCACCCGGTGATGGCGTCGCTGGCGGGCTGGCTGGTGCTGGGCCAGGCCCTGCACTGGGTGGAGGGGGTGGCGATCCTGGCGATCGTGGCCGCCAACGCGGTCAGCGCGGGAAGGGTAGGCCGGGTCGGGGCGGAGCGGGGCTGA
- a CDS encoding LysR family transcriptional regulator: protein MDLELRHLRCLVAIVDTGSFSDAALELGVSQAAVSRTLAALEGILGARLLHRTSRNVTPTTAGVQVLARARHLLSEADNLVSEATTGHTRLRVGHAWSAVGRHTADFQRRWADLYPDVALHLIRTNTPTGGLAEGLCDLAVVRAAFDGKRFDSAVVGHERRHCAMASDDPWARRRSLRLAELSERLLLFDRRTGTTTADLWSEGARPAMEHVNDIDDWLAEIATGRAVGITPESTATQYRRDGIVFRPLRDAPFIPVRLVWRRHDPHPATHAAVALLSELYRKGPHGAKGR from the coding sequence ATGGATCTCGAACTCCGTCACCTGCGCTGCCTCGTGGCGATCGTGGACACCGGCAGCTTCAGCGACGCCGCGCTCGAACTCGGGGTCTCCCAAGCTGCGGTGTCACGGACCCTGGCCGCGCTGGAGGGCATCCTCGGGGCGCGCCTGCTGCACCGCACCAGCCGCAACGTCACCCCGACCACGGCGGGGGTCCAGGTGCTGGCCCGCGCCCGCCACCTGCTGTCCGAGGCCGACAACCTGGTCAGCGAGGCCACCACCGGGCACACCCGGCTGCGGGTGGGGCACGCCTGGTCCGCCGTGGGCCGCCACACCGCCGATTTCCAGCGCCGCTGGGCCGACCTGTACCCGGACGTGGCCCTGCACCTGATCCGCACCAACACCCCCACCGGCGGGCTGGCCGAAGGGTTGTGCGACCTGGCGGTGGTGCGGGCGGCCTTCGACGGCAAACGCTTCGACAGCGCGGTGGTCGGGCACGAGAGGCGGCACTGCGCGATGGCCTCGGACGACCCCTGGGCGCGACGCCGTTCGCTGCGCCTGGCCGAACTCTCCGAAAGGCTGCTGCTCTTCGACCGGCGCACCGGGACCACCACCGCCGACCTGTGGTCGGAGGGCGCACGCCCGGCCATGGAACACGTCAACGACATCGACGACTGGTTGGCGGAGATCGCCACCGGGCGGGCGGTCGGTATCACCCCGGAGAGCACCGCCACCCAGTACCGGCGCGACGGCATCGTCTTCCGGCCGCTGCGTGACGCCCCGTTCATCCCGGTGCGGCTGGTCTGGCGCAGGCACGACCCGCACCCGGCCACGCACGCCGCCGTGGCGCTGCTTTCGGAGCTGTACCGGAAGGGTCCGCACGGGGCGAAGGGGCGCTGA
- a CDS encoding maleylpyruvate isomerase family mycothiol-dependent enzyme has protein sequence MTGDSTGPAQRHADDAALITELAESASVGDWERPSPVAGWTALDVVRHLVEWPGEFLEGAGITLAELDVGADPVGAWRQHVARIQDILENPGGRVLSNPEIGDKPVDTAIDEFYTTDVWMHSWDLAKALGREPDLGRERCAAVLAAMGPIEQILRESGEYGPAVPVAPQASAQDRLMAFIGRDPAWKPPN, from the coding sequence ATGACGGGGGATTCGACGGGACCGGCCCAGCGGCACGCGGACGACGCGGCCCTCATCACCGAGTTGGCTGAGTCGGCCTCGGTCGGTGACTGGGAGCGGCCCAGCCCGGTCGCGGGGTGGACCGCGCTCGACGTGGTGCGGCACCTGGTCGAGTGGCCCGGCGAATTCCTGGAGGGCGCCGGGATCACGCTTGCGGAACTGGACGTCGGGGCCGACCCGGTCGGCGCCTGGCGGCAGCATGTCGCCCGTATCCAGGACATCCTCGAAAACCCTGGGGGGCGGGTGCTCAGCAACCCCGAAATCGGTGACAAACCCGTGGACACGGCGATCGACGAGTTCTACACCACCGACGTCTGGATGCATTCCTGGGACCTGGCGAAGGCGCTCGGCCGGGAGCCGGACCTGGGCCGGGAACGCTGCGCGGCCGTCCTGGCCGCGATGGGGCCAATCGAACAGATCCTGCGTGAGAGCGGTGAGTACGGTCCCGCTGTGCCCGTCGCTCCGCAAGCCTCCGCGCAGGACAGGCTCATGGCCTTCATCGGTCGTGACCCGGCATGGAAGCCACCGAACTGA
- a CDS encoding sensor domain-containing protein produces MNATLLTRLGRDTRYVFLGFPLAVISFVLVLTGLAVGIGTAAIFVGLVLISVVLVMARGLAHVDRIRLSDLYGRPVMRLPYRTPPKGAGPLRRLLNPIVCSRSWLDALHALLRFPVATVAFIICVLWWTLSLGGVLYPLWGWSLYFIPGYTDVGTFVLPEYPALATLVIYMVGGVLFALTLPLVMRFLARTESTLARALLLAPEDTSVQVLTAKTPEAERQDDHSGSAQRPAERRFVSAR; encoded by the coding sequence ATGAACGCGACCCTCCTCACCCGCCTCGGCCGTGACACGCGATACGTGTTCCTGGGCTTTCCGCTCGCCGTCATCTCCTTCGTCCTCGTCCTGACCGGACTGGCCGTCGGGATCGGCACCGCCGCGATCTTCGTGGGGCTGGTGCTCATCTCCGTGGTCCTGGTCATGGCCCGGGGGCTGGCACACGTGGACCGCATCCGCCTCTCGGACCTGTACGGCCGCCCGGTGATGCGACTGCCCTACCGGACACCGCCCAAGGGCGCCGGTCCGCTGCGCCGGTTACTCAACCCGATCGTCTGCTCCCGCAGCTGGCTGGACGCCCTGCACGCCCTGCTGCGCTTCCCCGTGGCCACGGTCGCCTTCATCATCTGCGTGCTCTGGTGGACGCTCTCTCTTGGCGGAGTGCTCTACCCGCTCTGGGGATGGTCGCTGTACTTCATCCCCGGCTACACCGATGTGGGCACCTTCGTCCTGCCCGAGTACCCGGCCCTGGCCACCCTGGTGATCTACATGGTCGGCGGGGTGCTCTTCGCCCTGACCCTGCCGCTGGTCATGCGCTTCCTCGCCCGAACCGAGTCCACCCTCGCCCGCGCGCTCCTGTTGGCCCCGGAGGACACCAGCGTCCAGGTCCTCACCGCCAAGACCCCCGAGGCCGAGCGCCAGGACGACCATTCCGGCTCCGCTCAGCGGCCTGCTGAGCGCCGCTTCGTCTCCGCCCGCTGA
- a CDS encoding GAP family protein: MPPLEVLLPVAGLALLDTLSPATLGVTLFVLLSGARSIARPLFAYLGTVALFYFTLGCALMLGLNAALDRLSGLSDNPATGWAMVILGGGLFAYSWVMPTRKRAPRRPASLRTITMIGLGLATGLLEAGTAFPYLGAIGIMGTAGLDAHTWVPMLAAYNLVMVLPPVLLYLGHRLFGERLRPRLDRWREKIDAGSREALAWIIGIVGFFLLINGLGQVGFTDVLDSLRD; encoded by the coding sequence GTGCCACCCCTGGAAGTACTGCTGCCGGTCGCCGGACTGGCGCTCCTGGACACCCTGAGCCCCGCCACCCTGGGCGTCACGCTCTTCGTGCTACTGAGCGGGGCCCGCTCGATCGCCCGCCCCCTCTTCGCCTACCTCGGTACGGTGGCGCTCTTCTACTTCACCCTCGGATGCGCGCTGATGCTGGGCCTGAACGCGGCCCTGGACCGGCTCTCCGGCCTGTCCGACAACCCCGCCACCGGCTGGGCCATGGTGATCCTGGGTGGCGGCCTGTTCGCCTACTCCTGGGTGATGCCGACCAGGAAGCGCGCCCCGCGCCGCCCGGCCTCCTTGCGCACGATCACCATGATCGGCCTGGGACTGGCCACCGGCCTGCTGGAGGCCGGAACCGCCTTCCCTTACCTCGGCGCCATCGGCATCATGGGCACCGCCGGTCTGGACGCCCACACCTGGGTGCCGATGCTGGCCGCCTACAACCTGGTGATGGTGCTGCCCCCGGTCCTGCTCTACCTGGGCCACCGCCTCTTCGGAGAGCGGCTGCGCCCCAGGCTCGACCGCTGGCGGGAGAAGATCGACGCGGGTTCGCGCGAGGCCCTGGCCTGGATCATCGGCATCGTCGGCTTCTTCCTGCTCATCAACGGCCTCGGCCAGGTGGGGTTCACGGACGTGCTCGACTCCCTGCGCGACTGA
- a CDS encoding TetR/AcrR family transcriptional regulator: MPKIVDHEERRRELAEALWRVIVASGPYAVSIRSVAAEAGLSAGALRHYFQTREELLIFAMDLSEQRVIQRIREYSRTLDPDLPMVERVARFAEQMLPLDEMRRAEFRAWEAVGALGEGDPRSEERWDQQRGLYRRLVGALGGLPPLDDPEQEHPDPWLETWSEHLHTYIDGLAIQMMIASSQVPPETAKARMRAFLTFIESTRRAEEAG; encoded by the coding sequence GTGCCCAAGATCGTCGACCACGAAGAGCGCCGCCGAGAGCTCGCCGAAGCCCTGTGGAGGGTGATCGTCGCCTCCGGCCCCTATGCCGTGTCCATCCGTAGCGTCGCCGCCGAGGCGGGGCTGTCCGCGGGGGCGCTACGCCACTACTTCCAGACCCGCGAGGAACTCCTGATCTTCGCCATGGACCTGTCCGAGCAGCGGGTGATCCAGCGGATTCGGGAGTACTCACGCACCCTGGACCCCGACCTGCCCATGGTCGAGCGGGTCGCCAGGTTCGCCGAGCAGATGCTCCCCCTGGACGAGATGCGCCGCGCCGAGTTCCGTGCCTGGGAGGCCGTGGGAGCGCTCGGTGAGGGGGATCCCCGAAGCGAGGAGCGCTGGGACCAGCAACGCGGCCTCTACCGTCGACTCGTCGGCGCGCTCGGCGGGCTGCCGCCCTTGGACGACCCCGAGCAGGAGCACCCGGACCCCTGGCTGGAGACCTGGTCGGAGCATCTGCACACCTACATCGACGGTCTGGCGATCCAGATGATGATCGCCTCCAGCCAGGTCCCCCCGGAGACCGCCAAGGCACGGATGCGCGCCTTCCTCACGTTCATCGAGTCCACCCGCCGAGCCGAAGAGGCCGGGTGA
- a CDS encoding GNAT family N-acetyltransferase, with translation MQNGWGVPGERPKIEFRAAVASDVPALVALVNACYRGDSSRQGWTTEADFLDGQRVDADTMTELLGRTNTLVLVGESEGEIVTCCELQRSINGAYFGMFSVRPELQGAGLGRVVLAEAERTAALEWGCRLMRMKVLKQRPELIAWYERRGYTSTGKTEPFPYGDEAFGLPRQDDLAFVELTRELPADL, from the coding sequence ATGCAGAACGGCTGGGGTGTGCCGGGCGAACGGCCCAAGATCGAGTTCCGGGCCGCGGTGGCCAGCGATGTCCCCGCTTTGGTCGCCCTGGTCAACGCCTGCTACCGGGGCGACAGCTCCCGGCAGGGCTGGACGACCGAGGCCGACTTCCTCGACGGTCAGCGGGTGGACGCCGACACCATGACCGAACTGCTCGGCCGCACCAACACCCTGGTCCTGGTGGGGGAGTCCGAGGGGGAGATCGTCACCTGCTGCGAGCTGCAGCGCAGCATCAACGGAGCGTACTTCGGGATGTTCTCGGTGCGCCCCGAACTCCAGGGGGCGGGCCTGGGGCGGGTCGTCCTGGCCGAGGCCGAGCGCACCGCCGCTCTGGAATGGGGCTGCCGCCTGATGCGGATGAAGGTCCTCAAGCAGCGGCCCGAACTGATCGCCTGGTATGAGCGGCGCGGCTACACCAGCACCGGCAAGACCGAACCCTTCCCCTATGGTGACGAGGCCTTCGGCCTGCCCAGACAGGACGACCTGGCCTTCGTCGAACTCACCCGGGAACTACCCGCCGACCTGTAG
- a CDS encoding MarR family winged helix-turn-helix transcriptional regulator gives MSDLPIGFWLKHLDRLIENDFDRVLAAESLDRRQWQALNSLHGEPGTVLQLDQRLAPFLDEDESTVAPAVETLRRRGWVSGLVALELTPEGHRAHDELLAKVQQTRSRLCAGVSDQEYRDTVNVLERMSANLEQA, from the coding sequence ATGTCCGACCTACCGATCGGATTCTGGCTCAAACACCTGGACCGGCTCATCGAGAACGACTTCGACCGGGTCCTGGCCGCGGAGTCCCTCGACCGCCGCCAGTGGCAGGCGCTCAACTCCCTGCACGGCGAACCCGGCACCGTGCTCCAACTGGACCAGCGCCTGGCGCCGTTCCTGGACGAGGACGAGTCCACTGTGGCCCCGGCGGTGGAGACCCTGCGCCGGCGCGGCTGGGTGAGCGGCCTGGTGGCCCTGGAACTGACCCCCGAGGGCCACCGGGCCCACGACGAGCTCTTGGCCAAGGTCCAGCAGACACGCAGCCGCCTGTGCGCGGGCGTCAGCGACCAGGAGTACCGGGACACCGTCAACGTCCTGGAGCGGATGTCGGCCAACCTGGAACAGGCCTGA